A genomic window from Fusarium falciforme chromosome 2, complete sequence includes:
- a CDS encoding EST1-DNA-bind domain-containing protein — protein MANITDKWVGYLRNRDRQGKEGESTNLTTCPECNVEIGSIESWREHVESNPQHQQKWPTEEEVNSAYRNLYVQASTKLDTSRNNRKRQAGENPASNNVAEPDGDTRETKRRSPPPTNPPTPSSPSNNRSRARNDARNDQARPHKNTSGRQLWTEQDGIPSKAPHQTRAVPIPSQRPTPSNQNSNNNPITAPHSPPQPGTEDDNTSVMIPQPETRPISQDQLVAEVKGIYAGLVMVETKCIEVDNAQSSNAESNPKLNNDQWQALIALHRTLLHEHHDFFLASQHPSASPALRRLASKYAMPARMWRHGIHSFLELLRHRLPASLEHMLTFLYLAYSIVALLYETVPAFEDTWIECLGDLGRYRMAIEDDCIRDRETWTGVSRHWYSKASDKSPTTGRLYHHLAILARPNALQQLSYYTKSLCVLIPFPSARESIMTLFDPVLSKSPNRLAPIDAAFVRAHGILFSGKSKDRLQESMDEFIGQLDSYIGRVTKRWLDAGYYIGISTGCSLLGYGAESNLLMRAMSQKPEETDVAMDGSSIVEANPDENFKQALDFAVRITETVMRRWGDTNTLPFIHTMLVFMHHMTRFPGAISHIEAAFPWKLTALMLNSQLVSLEANYEVHSDFRLPEKGQLPRPLPEDFAMRGLIYSEDYFPHEWFKNDKIDEDEKYFELGSMVEERKDRILTLGCKIATSGSWLIWNPETRQFSVPAKYDVELEDVPV, from the exons ATGGCCAACATCACAGACAAATGGGTTGGATACCTCCGTAACCGAGATCGCCAGGGCAAGGAGGGGGAATCGACCAACTTGACGACATGCCCGGAGTGCAACGTCGAAATTGGGAGCATCGAGTCCTGGCGAGAGCACGTCGAATCAAATCCCCAACACCAGCAGAAATGGCctaccgaggaggaggtaAATTCTGCATATAGAAACCTATACGTTCAGGC ATCGACCAAGCTCGATACCTCGAGAAATAACCGCAAGCGACAGGCCGGAGAGAACCCCGCGTCCAACAATGTTGCCGAGCCTGATGGTGACACGCGCGAGACTAAGCGCCGGTCTCCACCACCAACCAACCCTCCGACACCATCAAGTCCTTCAAACAACCGGAGCAGAGCGCGCAATGACGCTCGCAACGACCAGGCAAGACCTCACAAGAATACCTCTGGGCGGCAACTCTGGACGGAGCAAGATGGCATACCTTCCAAGGCCCCTCATCAGACTCGAGCTGTGCCCATCCCCTCACAAAGACCAACACCTTCGAACcagaacagcaacaacaaccccATCACGGCACCACACAGTCCACCTCAGCCTGGGACAGAGGATGACAATACATCAGTAATGATCCCCCAGCCAGAGACAAGGCCCATTTCGCAAGATCAGCTAGTTGCGGAAGTAAAGGGTATATACGCGGGCCTTGTTATGGTCGAAACAAAATGCATAGAGGTCGATAACGCACAATCCTCTAATGCCGAATCCAATCCCAAGCTTAATAACGACCAGTGGCAAGCCCTGATCGCTCTGCACAGAACGCTGTTGCATGAGCACCATGACTTCTTCCTTGCTAGTCAACATCCCTCTGCTAGCCCTGCGCTTCGACGGCTAGCATCTAAATACGCTATGCCTGCCCGCATGTGGCGGCACGGCATCCATTCGTTTCTTGAACTTCTGAGACACAGACTTCCTGCGTCTTTGGAACACATGCTTACGTTTTTGTATCTGGCATACAGCATCGTTGCTCTCCTATACGAGACTGTCCCTGCCTTTGAGGATACATGGATCGAATGCTTGGGAGATTTGGGTCGATATAGAATGGCCATCGAGGACGACTGCATCCGGGACCGCGAGACCTGGACTGGCGTCAGTCGCCATTGGTACAGCAAGGCTTCTGACAAGTCTCCTACAACCGGTCGATTGTACCATCATCTTGCTATTCTTGCAAGGCCCAACGCCTTACAACAGCTTTCATACTACACAAAGTCACTCTGTGTTTTGATCCCCTTTCCCAGCGCCCGGGAGAGCATCATGACACTGTTTGACCCAGTATTGAGCAAGAGCCCCAACCGCCTGGCGCCAATCGACGCAGCATTTGTGAGGGCTCATGGCATTCTCTTTTCCGGGAAGTCCAAGGATAGGCTTCAAGAGTCGATGGACGAATTCATTGGGCAGCTCGACAGCTATATTGGACGCGTAACAAAGAGGTGGCTGGACGCAGG ATATTATATTGGCATTTCTACTGGCTGCTCTCTTCTGGGCTATGGCGCCGAATCCAATTTGCTTATGCGGGCCATGTCACAGAAGCCAGAAGAGACAGACGTTGCCATGGACGGAAGCTCAATCGTAGAGGCCAATCCAGATGAGAACTTCAAGCAGGCTCTTGACTTTGCGGTACGCATCACCGAGACGGTAATGCGGCGATGGGGAGATACCAACACGCTACCATTCATTCACACCATGCTGGTATTCATGCACCACATGACGCGATTCCCAGGGGCCATTTCCCATATTGAAGCAGCATTCCCATGGAAGCTGACTGCCCTGATGCTCAATTCTCAACTGGTATCATTAGAGGCCAACTATGAAGTGCACTCTGATTTCCGCCTGCCAGAGAAGGGCCAGCTTCCCCGCCCTTTGCCCGAAGATTTTGCCATGCGCGGGCTCATCTACTCAGAAGACTACTTCCCTCATGAATGGTTCAAGAACGACAAAatcgatgaggatgagaagtATTTTGAGCTGGGGTCGATGGTGGAGGAGCGAAAGGACCGGATCCTGACTCTGGGGTGCAAGATTGCGACTTCAGGGTCTTGGCTCATCTGGAACCCAGAGACACGCCAATTCTCAGTGCCGGCCAAGTATGATgtggagctggaggatgtCCCCGTCTGA